The following are encoded together in the Triticum dicoccoides isolate Atlit2015 ecotype Zavitan chromosome 6B, WEW_v2.0, whole genome shotgun sequence genome:
- the LOC119325048 gene encoding FHA domain-containing protein DDL-like, whose product MASTVDRRDQSSRRPGHTRSRSPARERVSPPRKQSPPARRERSRPERTGSPRRPGHTRSRSPARERVSPPRKHSSSARRESSNAERSGSPRRRSPVKASLSHRERSPQREKVKERVRSPKHARSPSPAGKRESQSLSPRSKRLRRAQAEREGADVTEGDRRRPPSSEDRGTRKHRERDEGRDASRDRKVEPKDDRSAFTGRRLDDDDDGRGHSRDRRTDRDDRSGASREARSGRDDDRHDSKGKRSDPDRKGGSREQRTDQSPRRDSVGDRMADRDESNGGSGRSSRRGRSGSPEEHRHRGRHESHTSPRASRSAAHREDTSSRVDVASRSGDADSLAMMNTAAEALEVKEKQKPSFELSGKLAEETNKVGGITLLYSEPPEARKSDIRWRLYVFKGGEALNEPLYVHRMSHYLFGRERRIADIPTDHPSCSKQHAVLQYRLVEKEQPDGMMSKQVRPYLMDLGSTNGTFINEDRVESHRYYELFERDNIKFGNSSREYVLLHENSTD is encoded by the exons ATGGCTTCTACTGTGGACCGGAGGGATCAATCCTCCCGGAGGCCAGGGCACACGAGGTCTCGTTCTCCAGCGAGGGAGCGCGTATCGCCTCCACGCAAGCAGAGCCCGCCAGCTCGGAGGGAGAGGTCACGGCCTGAGAGGACTGGCTCGCCTAGGAGGCCGGGGCACACAAGGTCCCGTTCTCCGGCCAGGGAGCGTGTGTCGCCTCCACGCAAGCACAGCTCGTCAGCTCGGAGGGAGAGCTCAAATGCTGAGAGGAGTGGCTCGCCTAGGAGGCGGTCCCCTGTCAAGGCTAGCCTTTCACACAGGGAGAGGTCGCCACAGAGAGAGAAGGTGAAGGAACGGGTGAGGTCGCCGAAACACGCACGGTCGCCGTCACCTGCTGGGAAACGGGAGTCTCAGTCGCTCTCACCACGTTCCAAGCGACTAAGGAGAGCTCAGGCTGAGCGGGAAGGGGCAGATGTAACTGAGGGCGACCGTCGGAGACCTCCCAGTAGTGAAGACCGGGGCACACGGAAGCACAGGGAGCGTGATGAGGGGAGGGATGCGTCAAGGGATAGGAAGGTGGAGCCAAAAGATGATAGGAGTGCCTTCACAGGTAGAAGActggacgatgatgatgatggaaggggTCACTCAAGAGATAGAAGAACTGACAGGGATGATAGGTCAGGTGCTTCGAGAGAGGCACGATCAGGCCGGGACGACGACAGACATGATTCAAAAGGGAAAAGGTCAGACCCGGACCGAAAAGGTGGTTCCAGGGAGCAAAGGACAGACCAAAGTCCCAGAAGGGATTCCGTGGGAGATAGAATGGCAGACCGGGATGAGAGCAATGGTGGATCAGGACGATCATCTAGGCGTGGCCGATCAGGGTCTCCAGAAGAGCATAGACATAGGGGCAGGCATGAATCTCACACATCACCAAGGGCATCCAGAAGTGCAGCACATCGTGAG GATACAAGCTCTAGAGTGGATGTAGCATCCCG GAGTGGTGATGCTGATTCATTGGCAATGATGAATACTGCTGCAGAAGCTTTGGAGGTGAAAGAAAAG CAAAAACCATCATTTGAGCTGTCTGGAAAGCTTGCCGAGGAGACTAACAAAGTTGGAG GTATAACCTTGTTGTATTCAGAACCTCCAGAGGCTCGCAAATCAGATATTAGATGGAGACTCTATGTATTCAAGGGTGGTGAAGCACTGAATG AACCGCTGTATGTTCATCGCATGAGCCACTACCTTTTTGGAAGGGAAAGGAGAATTGCAGACATCCCCACCGACCATCCCTCCTGCAGCAAGCAACATGCGGTTCTTCAATATAG ACTTGTAGAGAAGGAGCAACCAGATGGCATGATGTCAAAGCAAGTGAG GCCTTATCTGATGGATCTTGGTAGTACCAATGGGACATTCATCAAT GAGGATCGTGTCGAGTCCCACCGCTACTACGAACTCTTCGAAAGGGACAACATCAAGTTTGGCAATAGTAG CCGGGAGTACGTGTTGCTCCACGAGAACTCGACAGACTGA
- the LOC119325049 gene encoding uncharacterized protein LOC119325049, producing MVCVACLIPLFLIPFVNALPYLFDLLLSKVYRMLGWEYRRPERVPAACPFKPAANKTEGVAGESKPVANPHVASANPLVEPQSATTEMKKDD from the exons ATG GTGTGCGTGGCGTGCCTGATCCCGCTCTTCCTCATCCCCTTCGTCAACGCGCTCCCCTACCTCTTCGACCTCCTCCTC AGCAAGGTTTATCGCATGCTTGGATGGGAATACAGGAGGCCCGAGAGAGTCCCAGCTGCCTGCCCGTTCAAGCCTGCAGCAAACAAGACTGAA GGTGTGGCGGGTGAATCAAAACCAGTAGCAAATCCTCATGTTGCAAGTGCAAATCCTCTGGTGGAACCCCAGAGTGCTACCACAGAAATGAAGAAAGATGATTAG
- the LOC119325043 gene encoding uncharacterized protein LOC119325043 — protein MEPRPPPSPSPPQASPSSAVRVLSRAPPPASAPSPAAVAASPPHDGGVVVVGFVGVAGGAAARLADRILDAPVFSPGGSARTLAGGVRYHRDADRRMVFLHLASPPPPPPPPREPGGGSTGGLPEMLFMFSVCHVIVFLQEGFRFDTQILKNFRLLQSSKHAFAPFVRSLVAPGTPSKAAPSGTPGTPSKATPSGTPTRPTRRASSISPPARRGGHSGRQPSAISLMSGTGSHASVLPGQCIPVVLFVFEDDIIDGPSVATSVDDMGETSSSNQASGTSKGSGSVVMLARPPSKSEGSFTKKLHLSLEGQIRFLLKRCRTLTGLESSGHNGPRGAGNVSHLPLFSLDPSRVVALLDRSINKKQEPLDIIAGLFEDSFSSKSSLDVASLENNCQCANHEDVQLIKDFIFRQSDGLRGKGGYSGNAPAGSVAGVGMVAAAAAAAAASASSGKPVSVPDLPSFDKWFSVSTSILSELISAKDGIDNSESMRGSSTHTSSSLKNEKSSAIETALSCLESNKGLNMKFCSSWCQKVLPVAKEVYLKDLPDFYPTSVHEMQLQKALRSFHSTVKGPAVKVFSKKLEDDCKTIWEAGRQQCDAVSLTGRPCKHQRHGKLSSSDAVEQHSSGYVFLHACACGRSRRLRDDPFDFETANVSFNCFSNCEDLLPTLVLPRGVDASSFPASSWRLVRLGGARYYKPTKGLLQAGFCSKDKYLLKWTISLGKGQGKNGTHAATKSSSMTSNMNPQIPPAVSREVKPITNQVAPEIRSAKLENPRKQPEVQSTNNSAISFGKGHPNFTMKKPFAEVVAGSTTKDSEFPALQLKRPPKPASRKDERQVSVAEQTNGRTNAALSQGPVAENESEKVSKNMSSETADGKPFLQIGSNMVPVTVGNETKEAAQTVQQFVVYVGFEHECSYGHRFLLSEKYLKEIDYERSYQNNEAESKHSSQKLPPNASKSAATTGNGNNGRKSNRPMESSGRNSRQQLLQPGVDGETLRSAHILSDAHTVRKGEHSLQYITADDGGEAYSLLNRNLPIYMHCPHCKSSDGKGHQDVKAAGAVSQLQRIFIVTPDFPVLLASCPLVQFERSCLPSNVSDRDQQGSFSLGCRVLLPPESFLTLRLPFVYGAETRDGSTSPLKHLEQQPELTAWLVGGTALQIVSAGYVAEKEANVS, from the exons ATGGAGCcgcggccgccgccgtcgccgtcgccgcctcaggcgTCCCCCTCCTCCGCCGTGCGGGTCCTCTCCCGCGCGCCTCCCCCCGCCTCCGCCCCCTCCCCGGCCgcggtcgccgcctcgccgccgcacgACGGCGGCGTGGTCGTCGTCGGCTTCGTGGGCGTCGCGGGGGGCGCCGCCGCGCGACTCGCGGACCGGATCCTCGACGCCCCCGTGTTCTCCCCCGGCGGCTCGGCCAGGACCCTCGCCGGGGGCGTCAGGTACCACCGCGACGCGGACAGGAGGATGGTCTTCCTCCACCTCGcctccccgcccccgcccccgcccccgccgcgggAGCCGGGCGGCGGGAGCACCGGCGGCCTCCCGGAGATGCTCTTCATGTTCTCG GTATGCCATGTAATAGTATTTCTCCAAGAAGGCTTCCGGTTCGACACGCAGATCTTGAAGAATTTTAGGCTGCTGCAATCTTCGAAGCATGCTTTTGCACCATTTGTGAGATCACTAGTAGCACCGGGAACACCATCCAAAGCTGCCCCTTCTGGCACACCGGGGACACCATCCAAAGCCACCCCTTCTGGCACCCCGACTCGGCCTACCCGCAGGGCTTCATCGATCTCCCCTCCGGCACGCCGTGGAGGTCACTCGGGACGCCAACCCTCAGCCATCTCGTTGATGTCAGGAACCGGTTCGCATGCTTCTGTGTTGCCAGGCCAATGCATCCCTGTTGTCCTCTTTGTCTTTGAGGATGATATCATTGATGGTCCAAGTGTTGCAACAAGTGTGGATGATATGGGGGAGACATCTTCATCAAATCAGGCTTCTGGCACTTCAAAAGGTTCTGGCTCAGTGGTAATGCTCGCCCGACCACCCAGCAAATCTGAGGGTAGTTTCACTAAGAAGCTGCATTTGTCTCTGGAAGGTCAGATCCGgttcttgctgaagaggtgccggacaCTAACCGGTCTGGAGTCGTCAGGGCATAATGGTCCAAGGGGTGCTGGTAACGTGAGCCATCTTCCTTTGTTCTCACTTGATCCATCCAGAGTTGTTGCCCTGTTGGACCGCTCAATTAATAAGAAACAGGAGCCACTGGATATCATCGCAGGACTGTTTGAAGATTCTTTCAGCTCCAAGTCATCGTTGGATGTCGCTTCATTAGAAAATAACTGCCAATGTGCAAACCACGAAGATGTTCAGTTGATCAAGGATTTTATATTTCGGCAGTCCGACGGACTGAGAGGGAAAGGCGGGTATTCAGGCAATGCGCCTGCTGGCTCTGTTGCTGGTGTTGGTAtggtggctgcggcagcagctgcagcagctgcgTCCGCATCATCTGGGAAGCCAGTTAGTGTTCCTGATCTTCCTAGTTTTGATAAATGGTTCTCTGTTAGTACATCTATTCTTTCTGAACTGATTAGTGCAAAAGATGGGATCGATAATTCCGAAAGTATGAGGGGATCATCTACTCATACAAGTTCTAGTTTGAAGAATGAGAAATCTAGTGCTATTGAAACTGCTTTATCTTGCTTGGAAAGCAACAAGGGGCTTAACATGAAATTTTGCTCATCGTGGTGCCAAAAGGTGCTTCCAGTTGCTAAGGAGGTGTACTTGAAAGACTTGCCTGACTTTTACCCAACTAGCGTGCATGAAATGCAGCTACAGAAAGCATTGCGATCCTTTCACTCAACAGTCAAAGGACCGGCTGTCAAGGTATTCTCCAAGAAGCTAGAAGATGACTGCAAGACAATCTGGGAAGCTGGAAGGCAGCAATGCGATGCTGTCAGCCTTACTGGCAGGCCATGCAAGCACCAGCGTCATGGTAAATTATCTTCATCAGATGCTGTCGAACAGCATTCTAGTGGTTACGTCTTCCTCCATGCATGTGCCTGTGGACGGTCACGTCGCCTTAGAGATGATCCTTTTGACTTTGAGACAGCCAATGTATCATTTAACTGCTTCTCCAATTGTGAAGACCTACTACCCACCCTTGTGCTACCGAGGGGGGTTGATGCTAGTTCATTTCCGGCATCCTCTTGGCGTTTGGTGCGCCTTGGAGGAGCAAGGTATTACAAACCAACGAAAGGGTTGCTCCAAGCTGGTTTTTGCTCAAAGGACAAGTATCTTTTGAAGTGGACAATATCTCTTGGCAAAGGACAAGGAAAAAATGGCACCCATGCTGCCACTAAATCTTCCTCCATGACATCTAATATGAACCCCCAGATTCCACCTGCTGTTTCCAGAGAAGTAAAGCCCATTACAAACCAAGTCGCACCAGAAATTAGATCTGCGAAGCTTGAAAATCCCAGAAAACAACCTGAAGTGCAATCAACGAACAACTCAGCTATTAGTTTTGGTAAAGGTCATCCAAATTTTACTATGAAAAAGCCTTTTGCTGAAGTTGTTGCTGGCAGCACAACTAAAGATTCTGAGTTTCCTGCTCTCCAGCTGAAGAGACCACCAAAGCCTGCTAGCCGAAAAGATGAACGGCAAGTGAGCGTAGCGGAACAGACTAATGGCCGAACCAATGCAGCTCTCAGTCAAGGACCTGTAGCTGAAAATGAATCTGAGAAGGTGAGCAAAAATATGAGTAGTGAAACTGCTGATGGGAAGCCCTTTCTACAGATCGGGAGCAACATGGTGCCAGTTACTGTTGGAAATGAGACTAAAGAAGCTGCTCAAACCGTACAACAGTTTGTAGTATATGTGGGATTTGAGCATGAGTGCTCGTACGGTCACCGTTTCTTACTGTCAGAGAAGTATCTCAAGGAGATTGATTATGAAAGATCTTATCAAAACAATGAAGCAGAAAGTAAGCACAGTTCACAAAAGTTGCCCCCAAATGCATCTAAGTCGGCAGCAACTACTGGAAATGGGAACAATGGCCGGAAATCCAATAGGCCAATGGAATCATCAGGGAGAAATAGCAGGCAGCAATTGCTTCAGCCCGGCGTTGACGGAGAGACCTTGCGGTCTGCTCATATTCTGTCAGATGCACATACTGTCAGAAAGGGAGAACATTCTCTTCAATACATTACAGCTGATGATGGTGGAGAAGCATATTCACTTTTGAACAGAAATCTGCCGATATATATGCACTGCCCACATTGCAAGAGCTCAGACGGGAAGGGGCATCAAGATGTAAAGGCTGCTGGTGCTGTGTCACAACTTCAACGGATTTTTATC GTGACGCCTGATTTCCCTGTCCTGTTGGCTAGCTGCCCACTCGTGCAGTTTGAG AGGTCATGCCTGCCATCAAATGTATCTGACCGTGATCAACAAGGATCGTTCAGCCTTGGATGCCGAGTTCTCCTTCCACCCGAGAGCTTTCTTACCCTGCGGCTTCCATTCGTGTACGGTGCCGAGACAAGGGACGGAAGCACATCCCCCCTCAAACACCTCGAGCAGCAACCGGAGCTCACAGCATGGCTTGTCGGAGGCACAGCTCTGCAGATCGTGTCAGCAGGATACGTCGCCGAGAAAGAAGCCAACGTGTCGTGA
- the LOC119324615 gene encoding rop guanine nucleotide exchange factor 3-like, which translates to MGDSSAFPGFHSQYSYDRDYARPLFRVASFSPERGAGEHEHEQEHSSPRRRGGSMSRTASFKVTAAPSRLSQAMSKLSMKKLQQAVDERSVEDEEMELMKEKYTKLLLGEDMSGGGKGVCTAVAISNAITNLYATVFGTCHRLQSLPPEKRSMWNREMDCLLSICEYIVEFAPTVQARPDGSTHDVMATSPRSDILMNLPALEKLETMLLGILDSFDKAEFWYADQRKQSLSETKKPSSFKRNEDKWWLPEPCVPESGLSDSLHRELQHKRDQASQIHKMAMEINNAILSEMQIPSSFIDTLPKTGKVGTGDAIYRYMSSGDQFSPDHLLDFLNLSSEHEALEVADRVEAAMYVWRRKASITHVVTKWENVTELNADGDKNLILASRARSLLLCLKQRFPGLSQTTLDTSKIHYNKDIGQAILESYSRVLESLAYSIVSWIDDVLLADENAKQGNSTRIQKQVFSQVSPQR; encoded by the exons atgGGCGACAGCTCGGCCTTCCCGGGCTTCCACAGCCAGTACAGCTACGACCGCGACTACGCGCGCCCGCTCTTCCGCGTCGCCTCCTTCTCCCCCGAGAGAGGCGCCGGCGAGCACGAGCACGAGCAGGAGCACTCCTCGCCGCGACGGCGCGGCGGTTCCATGAGCCGCACGGCGTCCTTCAAGGTGACCGCGGCGCCGTCGCGCCTCTCGCAGGCGATGAGCAAGCTCAGCATGAAGAAGCTGCAGCAGGCCGTCGACGAGAGGTCCGTGGAAGACGAAG AGATGGAGCTGATGAAGGAGAAGTACACCAAGCTGCTCCTCGGggaggacatgtccggcggcggcaaGGGCGTCTGCACCGCCGTCGCCATCTCCAACGCCATCACCAACCTATACG cCACTGTGTTCGGGACCTGCCACAGGTTGCAGTCACTGCCTCCCGAGAAGAGATCGATGTGGAACCGGGAGATGGActgcctcctctccatctgcgagtaCATCGTCGAGTTCGCACCGACGGTCCAGGCCAGGCCCGACGGGAGCACACACGAT GTGATGGCAACCTCGCCGCGATCGGACATCCTGATGAACCTCCCCGCGCTCGAGAAGCTAGAAACCATGCTCCTT GGCATATTGGACAGCTTTGACAAGGCGGAGTTCTGGTACGCGGACCAGAGGAAGCAGTCCTTGAGCGAAACCAAGAAGCCGTCGTCGTTCAAGCGCAACGAGGACAAGTGGTGGTTGCCCGAGCCATGCGTGCCGGAATCCGGCCTCTCCGACTCTCTCCACCGTGAGCTGCAGCACAAGAGGGACCAGGCCAGCCAGATCCACAAGATGGCCATGGAGATCAACAACGCCATCCTCTCCGAAATGCAAATCCCATCCTCATTCATAGACACGCTTCCCAAG ACCGGGAAAGTCGGGACAGGCGACGCCATATACCGGTACATGTCCTCGGGGGACCAGTTCTCGCCGGACCACCTCCTCGACTTCCTCAACTTGAGCTCCGAGCACGAGGCGCTCGAGGTCGCCGACCgtgtcgaggctgccatgtacgtgTGGAGAAGGAAGGCCAGCATCACCCACGTGGTGACCAAATGGGAGAATGTCACCGAGCTCAATGCCGACGGCGACAAGAACTTGATCCTGGCAAGCAGGGCCAGGAGCCTGCTGCTGTGCCTGAAACAAAGGTTTCCAGGCCTCTCACAGACCACCCTCGACACAAGCAAGATTCACTACAACAAG GACATTGGACAGGCAATACTTGAAAGCTACTCAAGGGTGCTCGAAAGTTTGGCCTACAGCATTGTCTCCTGGATAGATGACGTTCTCCTTGCAGATGAAAATGCAAAGCAAGGGAATAGCACCAGGATACAGAAGCAAGTGTTCAGCCAGGTCTCTCCTCAACGATGA